A single Pseudomonas brassicacearum DNA region contains:
- the nagZ gene encoding beta-N-acetylhexosaminidase, which produces MQGSLMVDVAGTWLTAEDRHLLRQPEVGGLIIFARNIEHPRQVRELSASIRAIRPDLLLAVDQEGGRVQRLRQGFVRLPAMRAIADNPNAEYLAEQCGWIMATEVLAVGLDLSFAPVLDLDYQRSAVVGSRSFEGDPERAALLAGAFIRGMSAAGMAATGKHFPGHGWAEADSHVAIPNDERSLEQIRANDLVPFARLSKQLAAVMPAHVIYPQVDANPAGFSRRWLQDILRGELQFEGVIFSDDLSMAGAHVVGDAASRIEAALTAGCDMGLVCNDRAAAELALSAAQRLKVKPSARIARMRGRAFASTEYRQDPRWLAALGALRAAQLVD; this is translated from the coding sequence CTGCAAGGCTCGTTGATGGTGGACGTCGCCGGTACCTGGCTGACGGCCGAAGATCGCCACCTGTTGCGCCAGCCTGAAGTAGGCGGCCTGATCATCTTTGCCCGCAATATCGAGCATCCACGTCAGGTGCGCGAGTTGAGCGCATCGATCCGCGCCATCCGCCCCGACCTTTTATTGGCGGTGGATCAGGAAGGTGGTCGTGTTCAGCGGCTGCGCCAGGGTTTTGTGCGGCTGCCGGCGATGCGGGCGATAGCCGATAACCCGAATGCCGAATACCTGGCCGAGCAGTGTGGCTGGATCATGGCTACCGAAGTGCTGGCGGTCGGCCTCGACTTGAGTTTTGCCCCGGTGCTGGACCTCGATTACCAGCGCAGCGCCGTCGTCGGCAGTCGTTCCTTCGAAGGCGATCCCGAGCGCGCTGCGTTATTGGCCGGTGCCTTCATCCGCGGCATGAGCGCCGCCGGGATGGCCGCCACTGGCAAGCATTTCCCGGGGCATGGCTGGGCCGAGGCCGATTCCCACGTGGCGATTCCGAACGATGAGCGCAGCCTCGAGCAGATTCGCGCCAATGACCTGGTGCCGTTCGCCAGGCTGAGCAAGCAACTGGCCGCCGTCATGCCGGCCCATGTCATCTACCCGCAGGTCGACGCCAATCCAGCCGGGTTTTCCCGCCGCTGGCTGCAGGACATCCTGCGCGGCGAGTTGCAATTTGAGGGTGTGATCTTCAGTGATGACCTGTCGATGGCCGGTGCTCATGTGGTCGGTGATGCCGCCAGTCGTATCGAAGCGGCGTTGACGGCGGGTTGCGACATGGGCCTGGTGTGCAATGATCGCGCGGCTGCAGAGTTGGCCTTGAGCGCTGCCCAGCGCCTGAAGGTCAAGCCTTCGGCACGGATCGCCCGCATGCGTGGCCGGGCCTTTGCCTCCACCGAGTATCGCCAGGACCCTCGCTGGTTGGCGGCGCTTGGCGCGCTGAGGGCTGCCCAGCTGGTTGATTAG
- a CDS encoding DEAD/DEAH box helicase, whose translation MPSPLSKPLAPSWVNRFKEQSLERGRRYALENRVRIVEAGDSTITASCEGSGGNVYRQTIRLKESAKGTLILLEAACSCPVRINCKHCAAVLLQVQETLAYPAAEKDAHLLEKLQAVLDNRSPKAPPQVLVDNVQPVPRLWLASVEFSAFEPRNGKMQRYIQHRAALSFGYLDEYVSGQRNTDVLIRQETQTLRIKRHTDVEQSYREQLRILGFKVATRQSKALPESAGELYEMVNDSAWLTFTLNDLPKLRTQGWELQIDEDFGFDLTAVDEWYATVEETPERDWFDLELGIIVNGERLSLLPILLNLMRSHIELFNPERLARRRDDELILVNLPNRPNSEFGPQQVALPYGRLKPVLATLGEFYLQEPGTTKLRLNSADALRLNPLQDMPLTWEGGEHIRGLAQRLRDIKDYTATAPEGLNATLRPYQLEGLSWMQSLRQLEVGGILADDMGLGKTLQTLAHILSEKNAGRLDRPCMVVMPTSLIPNWLDEAAHFTPQLKVLALYGAGRKKHFERLADYDLVLTTYALLPKDVERLAAQPLHVLILDEAQYIKNPTSKAAQAARELNARQRLCLSGTPLENHLGELWSLFHFLLPGWLGDVKSFNRDYRVPIEKRGSDVRLQHLNGRIKPFLLRRTKEQVATELPPKTEIIHWVELSDAQRDVYETMRLAMDKKVRDEITRKGVARSQIIILEALLKLRQVCCDLRLINDATLPARGSTSGKLDSLMEMLEELFEEGRRVLLFSQFTSMLALIEDELKKRGVDYALLTGQTRDRRTPVKEFQSGKRQIFLISLKAGGVGLNLTEADTVIHYDPWWNPATENQATDRAYRIGQEKPVFVYKLIARGTVEEKIQLLQKEKSDLAAGVLDGRVAGDWKLQSDDIEALFAPLPDKLEKR comes from the coding sequence ATGCCCTCGCCCCTGAGCAAACCCCTGGCACCTTCCTGGGTCAATCGATTCAAGGAACAGAGCCTGGAGCGCGGGCGCCGTTATGCGCTGGAAAACCGCGTCAGGATCGTCGAGGCCGGCGACAGCACCATCACCGCCAGTTGCGAAGGCTCTGGCGGTAACGTCTACCGTCAGACCATTCGCCTGAAGGAGTCAGCCAAGGGCACGCTGATCCTGCTCGAAGCCGCGTGCTCCTGCCCGGTGCGCATCAACTGCAAGCACTGCGCGGCCGTGTTGCTGCAAGTCCAGGAAACCCTGGCCTACCCGGCCGCCGAAAAAGACGCGCACCTGCTGGAGAAACTCCAGGCCGTGCTGGACAACCGCAGCCCCAAGGCCCCACCACAAGTGCTGGTGGACAACGTGCAACCGGTGCCGCGCCTATGGCTGGCCAGTGTCGAGTTCAGCGCCTTCGAGCCGCGCAACGGCAAGATGCAGCGCTACATCCAACACCGCGCCGCGCTGTCCTTCGGTTACCTGGACGAATACGTCAGCGGCCAGCGCAACACCGACGTGCTGATTCGCCAGGAAACCCAGACGCTGCGGATAAAACGCCACACGGATGTGGAACAGTCCTACCGCGAACAGCTGCGGATCCTCGGCTTCAAGGTCGCGACCCGACAAAGCAAGGCCCTGCCGGAAAGCGCCGGCGAACTGTACGAGATGGTCAACGACAGTGCCTGGCTGACCTTCACCCTCAACGACCTGCCGAAACTGCGCACCCAAGGCTGGGAACTGCAGATCGACGAAGACTTCGGCTTCGACCTGACGGCAGTGGACGAGTGGTACGCCACGGTAGAGGAAACGCCGGAGCGAGACTGGTTCGACCTGGAACTGGGAATCATCGTCAACGGTGAGCGCCTGAGCCTGCTGCCGATCCTGCTGAACCTGATGCGCTCGCACATCGAACTGTTCAACCCGGAACGCCTGGCCAGGCGTCGGGACGACGAACTCATTCTGGTCAACCTGCCCAACCGCCCGAACTCGGAGTTCGGCCCGCAGCAGGTGGCCCTGCCCTATGGCCGGCTGAAACCGGTGCTGGCGACCCTGGGCGAGTTTTACCTGCAAGAACCCGGCACCACCAAACTGCGCCTCAACAGCGCGGACGCCCTGCGCCTGAACCCGCTGCAGGACATGCCGTTGACCTGGGAAGGTGGCGAACACATTCGCGGCCTGGCCCAACGCCTGAGGGACATCAAGGATTACACCGCCACCGCGCCAGAAGGCCTGAACGCGACGCTGCGGCCGTATCAACTCGAAGGCTTGAGCTGGATGCAATCGCTCAGGCAGCTGGAAGTCGGCGGCATTCTCGCGGACGACATGGGCCTGGGCAAAACCCTACAGACCCTGGCGCATATTCTCAGCGAAAAAAACGCCGGACGCCTCGACCGACCGTGCATGGTGGTGATGCCCACCAGCCTGATCCCCAACTGGCTCGACGAGGCGGCTCATTTCACGCCGCAACTCAAGGTGCTGGCCCTGTATGGCGCCGGGCGCAAAAAGCATTTCGAACGACTGGCCGATTACGACCTGGTCCTCACCACCTATGCCCTGCTGCCCAAGGATGTCGAGCGCCTGGCCGCGCAGCCATTGCACGTGCTGATTCTCGATGAAGCCCAGTACATCAAGAACCCCACCAGCAAAGCCGCCCAGGCCGCCCGCGAGCTCAACGCCCGCCAGCGGCTGTGCCTGTCCGGCACGCCCCTGGAAAATCACCTGGGGGAACTGTGGTCGTTGTTTCACTTCCTGTTGCCGGGCTGGCTCGGGGACGTCAAGAGTTTCAATCGCGATTACCGTGTACCGATCGAAAAGCGTGGCAGCGATGTACGACTGCAGCACCTCAACGGTCGGATAAAACCTTTCCTGCTGCGCAGGACCAAGGAGCAAGTGGCGACGGAGTTGCCACCCAAGACCGAGATCATCCATTGGGTCGAACTCAGCGACGCCCAGCGGGACGTCTACGAAACCATGCGCCTGGCGATGGACAAGAAGGTCCGCGACGAGATCACCCGCAAAGGCGTGGCCCGCAGCCAGATCATTATTCTCGAAGCACTGCTCAAGCTGCGCCAGGTGTGTTGCGACCTGCGCCTGATCAACGACGCCACCCTGCCCGCCCGAGGCAGCACCTCGGGCAAGCTCGACAGCCTGATGGAAATGCTCGAAGAGCTGTTTGAAGAAGGTCGCCGGGTGCTGTTGTTTTCCCAATTCACGTCCATGTTGGCGCTGATTGAAGATGAACTGAAGAAACGCGGCGTCGATTATGCCCTCCTGACCGGCCAGACCCGGGACCGTCGCACGCCCGTCAAGGAATTCCAGAGCGGCAAGCGTCAGATCTTCCTGATCAGCCTGAAGGCCGGTGGTGTAGGCCTGAACCTGACCGAGGCCGACACGGTGATTCACTACGACCCGTGGTGGAACCCGGCCACCGAAAACCAGGCGACCGACCGGGCCTACCGCATCGGCCAGGAAAAGCCGGTGTTCGTCTACAAGCTGATTGCCCGAGGCACGGTGGAAGAGAAAATCCAGCTGCTGCAAAAGGAAAAATCCGACCTCGCGGCCGGGGTGCTGGACGGACGCGTGGCCGGAGACTGGAAATTGCAGAGCGATGATATTGAGGCGTTGTTCGCGCCGCTGCCGGACAAGCTGGAAAAGCGCTAA
- a CDS encoding TetR/AcrR family transcriptional regulator codes for MAQSETVERILDAAEQLFAEKGFAETSLRLITSKAGVNLAAVNYHFGSKKALIQAVFSRFLGPFCLSLDRELERRQAKPDVKPTLEELLEILVEQALVVQPRSGNDLSIFMRLLGLAFSQSQGHLRRYLEDMYGKVFRRYMLLVNEAAPRIPPIELFWRVHFMLGAAAFSMSGIKALRAIAETDFGVNTSIEQVMRLMVPFLAAGMRAESGVTDEAMAAAQLRPRSKSTPALAKA; via the coding sequence ATGGCCCAGTCGGAAACCGTTGAACGCATTCTCGATGCTGCCGAGCAGTTGTTCGCGGAAAAAGGTTTCGCTGAAACCTCGTTGCGTCTGATCACCAGCAAGGCCGGGGTGAACCTGGCGGCGGTGAACTATCACTTCGGCTCGAAAAAGGCCCTGATCCAGGCGGTATTCTCGCGGTTCCTCGGGCCTTTCTGCCTCAGCCTCGATCGCGAGCTGGAACGGCGCCAGGCCAAGCCTGACGTCAAGCCGACCCTGGAAGAGCTGCTGGAAATCCTGGTCGAGCAAGCCCTTGTCGTGCAACCGCGCAGCGGCAACGACCTGTCCATTTTCATGCGCCTGTTGGGCCTTGCCTTCAGCCAGAGCCAGGGCCACCTGCGACGTTACCTGGAAGACATGTACGGCAAGGTTTTCCGTCGCTACATGCTGCTGGTCAATGAGGCCGCACCGCGTATTCCACCCATCGAGCTGTTCTGGCGGGTGCACTTCATGCTCGGCGCCGCGGCGTTCAGCATGTCCGGTATCAAGGCGCTGCGCGCCATTGCTGAAACCGATTTTGGCGTGAACACGTCCATCGAGCAGGTGATGCGCCTGATGGTGCCGTTCCTGGCAGCGGGCATGCGTGCCGAAAGTGGCGTCACCGATGAAGCCATGGCTGCCGCGCAACTGCGTCCGCGCAGTAAATCAACGCCGGCGCTGGCCAAGGCGTAA
- a CDS encoding CsiV family protein yields MRLFRSLTLLMTLVAPLAFADDLYQVEMILVRQNAEPAIASRAAPEDWDAGAQRLGADSQRTPAMGNIVEKLNASGQYTVLMHKAWQQTLGEQGRKIAISDGAEQFGQFPIEGTLELKLGRFTDVDADFWINQINANGLVTSSERLKQQSHTKNGQLNFLDNGHLGLLIKITSLTAPAPRQAPEVIPD; encoded by the coding sequence ATGCGCCTGTTTCGCTCACTGACCTTGTTGATGACCCTGGTCGCTCCCCTGGCATTTGCCGACGACCTGTATCAGGTTGAAATGATCCTGGTGCGCCAGAACGCCGAGCCGGCGATTGCCAGCCGCGCCGCACCGGAAGACTGGGACGCCGGCGCGCAACGCCTGGGCGCGGACAGCCAGCGCACACCGGCCATGGGCAACATCGTCGAGAAACTCAACGCCAGCGGCCAATACACGGTATTGATGCACAAGGCCTGGCAGCAGACCCTCGGCGAGCAGGGGCGCAAAATCGCCATCAGCGACGGCGCCGAACAGTTCGGGCAGTTCCCCATCGAAGGCACCCTGGAACTGAAGCTGGGCCGTTTCACCGACGTGGATGCCGATTTCTGGATCAACCAGATCAACGCCAATGGCCTGGTCACCTCCAGTGAGCGCCTCAAGCAGCAGAGCCATACCAAAAATGGCCAACTGAACTTCCTCGACAACGGTCATCTTGGCCTGCTGATCAAGATCACCTCGTTGACCGCGCCCGCGCCACGGCAGGCACCTGAAGTCATTCCGGACTGA
- the sulA gene encoding SOS-induced cell division inhibitor SulA has protein sequence MQFPHTPQHTQLPLFEAFMAQPLAPVLKEVIESPWGVEPEAFSELSLRGAAGNCLNLLAPILRELSQDQDARWLTLIAPPASVTQAWLRDAGLNRERILLLQPRGAQSAQQLTCEALRLGRSHTVVSWLNPLTATARQQLISAARTGDAQSLNIRLG, from the coding sequence ATGCAGTTCCCTCACACACCACAACACACACAACTTCCGCTGTTCGAGGCATTCATGGCCCAACCGCTGGCTCCAGTCCTGAAAGAGGTCATCGAGTCGCCCTGGGGCGTCGAGCCCGAGGCTTTCAGCGAACTGTCGTTACGTGGTGCGGCCGGAAACTGCCTGAACCTGCTGGCGCCGATTCTGCGAGAACTCAGCCAGGACCAGGATGCTCGCTGGCTGACGCTGATCGCACCACCGGCCAGCGTCACCCAGGCCTGGCTGCGGGATGCCGGCCTGAACCGCGAACGCATCCTGTTGTTGCAACCACGGGGCGCCCAAAGCGCCCAACAGTTGACCTGCGAGGCCTTGCGCCTGGGCCGCAGCCACACCGTGGTCAGCTGGCTCAACCCGCTAACCGCGACCGCACGGCAACAGTTGATCAGCGCCGCCCGTACCGGGGACGCACAAAGCCTGAATATTCGATTGGGCTAA
- the mfd gene encoding transcription-repair coupling factor, with protein MPVLRLPLLPAAAGKQHWGNLPGAALSLAIAEAASAAKRFTLLLTADSQSAERLEQELSFFAPDLPVLHFPDWETLPYDLFSPHQDIISQRIASLYRLPELSHGVLVVPITTALHRLAPTQFLLGSSLVLDIGQKLDVEQMRTRLEASGYRCVDTVYEHGEFAVRGALIDLFPMGSKLPYRIDLFDDEIETLRTFDPENQRSIDKVQSIRLLPAKEFPLQKDAVTRFKARFRERFDVDFRRCPIFQDLSSGITPAGIEYYLPLFFEETSTLFDYLPQDTQVFSLPGIEQAAENFWNDVRNRYEERRVDPSRPLLPPAELFLPVEDCFARLKGWPRVVASQQDVETGVGRERFPAKALPDLAIEAKATQPLAALAGFLDAFPGRVLFTAESAGRREVLLELLERLKLRPKTVDSWPDFVAGKDRLAITIAPLNDGLVLDDPALALVAESPLFGQRVMQRRRREKRADAANDAVIKNLTELREGAPVVHIDHGVGRYLGLATLEIDNQAAEFLTLEYAEGAKLYVPVANLHLIARYTGSDDALAPLHRLGSETWQKAKRKAAEQVRDVAAELLDIYARRAAREGYAFADPKADYETFSAGFPFEETVDQQTTIEAVRADMLAPKPMDRLVCGDVGFGKTEVAMRAAFIAVHGGKQVAILVPTTLLAQQHYNSFRDRFADWPVTVEVMSRFKSTKEVNAAVADLAEGKIDIVIGTHKLLQDDVKFKSLGLVIIDEEHRFGVRQKEQLKALRSEVDILTLTATPIPRTLNMAVSGMRDLSIIATPPARRLSVRTFVMEQNKSTIKEALLRELLRGGQVYYLHNDVKTIEKCAADLAELVPEARIGIGHGQMRERELEQVMSDFYHKRFNVLIASTIIETGIDVPSANTIIIERADKFGLAQLHQLRGRVGRSHHQAYAYLLTPPRQQITPDAEKRLEAIANTQDLGAGFVLATNDLEIRGAGELLGDGQSGQIQAVGFTLYMEMLERAVKSIRKGEQPNLDQPLGGGPEINLRVPALIPEDYLPDVHARLILYKRIASASDEEGLKDLQVEMIDRFGLLPEPTKNLVRTTLLKLKAEQLGIKKVDGGPNGGRIEFEAQTPVDPLVLIKLIQGQPKRYKFEGATMFKFMVPMERAEERFNTVEALFERLTTTTA; from the coding sequence GTGCCCGTTCTGCGTCTTCCGCTTCTCCCTGCCGCGGCAGGTAAACAGCACTGGGGCAACCTGCCCGGTGCCGCCCTGAGCCTGGCCATCGCCGAGGCTGCCAGCGCTGCAAAGCGCTTCACCCTGCTGCTGACCGCCGACAGCCAAAGCGCCGAGCGGCTGGAACAGGAGCTGAGTTTCTTCGCTCCGGATTTGCCGGTCTTGCATTTTCCGGACTGGGAAACCCTGCCCTACGATCTGTTTTCGCCGCACCAGGACATCATTTCCCAGCGAATCGCCAGCCTTTATCGGCTACCGGAGCTCAGTCATGGCGTTTTGGTAGTGCCGATCACCACGGCCCTACATCGCCTGGCACCGACCCAATTCCTGCTTGGCAGCAGCCTGGTGCTGGACATCGGCCAGAAGCTCGATGTCGAGCAAATGCGCACCCGCCTTGAGGCCAGCGGCTATCGCTGTGTCGACACCGTTTACGAACACGGCGAGTTCGCGGTACGCGGCGCATTGATCGACCTGTTCCCGATGGGCAGCAAACTGCCGTATCGCATCGACCTGTTCGATGACGAAATCGAAACCCTGCGCACCTTCGACCCGGAAAACCAGCGCTCCATCGACAAAGTGCAGTCGATCCGCCTGTTGCCGGCCAAGGAGTTCCCGCTGCAGAAAGACGCCGTGACCCGCTTCAAGGCCCGCTTTCGCGAGCGCTTCGATGTGGATTTCCGGCGCTGCCCGATCTTCCAGGACCTGAGCAGCGGGATCACCCCCGCCGGCATCGAGTACTACCTGCCGCTGTTTTTCGAAGAAACCTCCACCCTGTTCGACTACCTGCCCCAGGACACCCAGGTGTTTTCCCTGCCGGGCATTGAGCAGGCGGCGGAAAACTTCTGGAACGACGTGCGCAACCGCTACGAAGAGCGTCGCGTCGATCCTTCCCGTCCTTTATTACCTCCGGCCGAACTGTTCCTGCCGGTGGAAGACTGCTTTGCCCGCCTCAAGGGCTGGCCACGAGTGGTGGCCAGCCAGCAAGACGTGGAAACCGGCGTCGGCCGTGAACGTTTCCCGGCCAAGGCGTTGCCGGACCTGGCCATCGAAGCCAAGGCCACGCAGCCCCTGGCGGCGCTGGCAGGCTTTCTCGATGCATTCCCCGGCCGCGTGCTGTTCACCGCTGAATCCGCAGGTCGTCGCGAAGTGCTGTTGGAGCTGCTTGAGCGCCTGAAGCTGCGACCGAAGACGGTGGACAGCTGGCCGGACTTCGTCGCCGGCAAGGATCGCCTGGCGATTACCATCGCGCCACTGAACGACGGGCTGGTCCTGGATGACCCGGCCCTGGCACTGGTGGCCGAAAGTCCTTTGTTCGGCCAGCGCGTCATGCAGCGCCGTCGTCGCGAGAAACGCGCCGACGCCGCCAACGACGCGGTCATCAAGAACCTCACCGAACTGCGCGAAGGCGCGCCCGTGGTGCACATCGACCACGGCGTGGGCCGCTACCTGGGCCTGGCGACACTGGAAATCGACAACCAGGCCGCCGAGTTCCTGACCCTCGAATACGCCGAGGGTGCCAAGCTCTATGTACCGGTGGCGAACCTGCACCTGATCGCCCGCTACACCGGCAGCGACGACGCCCTGGCCCCGCTGCATCGCCTGGGTTCGGAAACCTGGCAGAAAGCCAAGCGCAAGGCGGCCGAACAGGTGCGCGACGTGGCCGCCGAGCTGCTGGACATCTACGCCCGTCGTGCGGCCCGCGAGGGCTATGCCTTCGCCGATCCGAAAGCCGACTACGAAACCTTCAGCGCCGGTTTCCCGTTCGAAGAAACCGTCGACCAGCAGACCACCATCGAAGCCGTGCGCGCCGACATGCTCGCACCCAAGCCGATGGACCGGCTGGTGTGTGGCGACGTGGGCTTCGGCAAGACCGAAGTGGCGATGCGCGCCGCGTTCATTGCCGTGCACGGCGGCAAGCAGGTGGCGATCCTCGTGCCGACCACCCTGCTCGCCCAGCAGCACTACAACAGTTTCCGCGACCGCTTTGCCGACTGGCCGGTGACCGTGGAAGTGATGAGCCGTTTCAAATCCACCAAGGAAGTGAACGCCGCCGTGGCCGACCTGGCCGAGGGCAAGATCGACATCGTCATCGGCACGCACAAGCTGCTGCAGGACGACGTGAAGTTCAAGAGCCTGGGGCTGGTGATCATCGACGAAGAGCACCGCTTTGGCGTGCGCCAGAAAGAACAGCTCAAGGCCCTGCGCAGCGAAGTCGACATACTGACCCTGACCGCCACGCCGATTCCGCGCACGCTGAACATGGCGGTGTCGGGCATGCGCGACCTGTCGATCATCGCCACGCCGCCGGCCCGTCGCCTGTCGGTGCGCACCTTCGTCATGGAACAGAACAAAAGTACGATCAAGGAAGCCTTGCTGCGCGAGCTGCTGCGTGGCGGCCAGGTCTATTACCTGCACAATGACGTGAAGACCATCGAGAAATGCGCCGCCGACCTGGCCGAGCTGGTGCCGGAAGCGCGTATCGGCATCGGCCACGGGCAGATGCGCGAACGCGAACTCGAACAGGTGATGAGCGACTTCTACCACAAGCGCTTCAACGTGCTGATCGCCTCGACCATCATCGAGACCGGCATCGACGTGCCGAGCGCCAACACCATCATCATCGAACGCGCCGACAAGTTCGGCCTGGCCCAGTTGCACCAGTTGCGCGGCCGGGTTGGTCGTAGCCACCACCAGGCCTACGCCTACCTGTTGACGCCACCGCGCCAGCAGATCACCCCGGATGCGGAAAAACGCCTGGAAGCCATCGCCAATACCCAGGATCTGGGCGCCGGCTTCGTACTGGCCACCAACGACCTGGAAATCCGCGGGGCCGGCGAATTGCTCGGCGACGGCCAGAGCGGCCAGATCCAGGCCGTTGGTTTCACCCTGTACATGGAAATGCTCGAACGCGCGGTCAAGTCGATCCGCAAGGGCGAACAGCCGAACCTCGATCAACCCCTGGGCGGCGGGCCGGAAATCAACCTGCGGGTGCCGGCACTGATCCCGGAAGACTACCTGCCGGACGTCCACGCACGGCTGATCCTCTACAAACGCATCGCCTCGGCCAGCGACGAGGAAGGCCTCAAGGACCTGCAAGTGGAGATGATCGACCGCTTCGGCCTGCTGCCGGAACCGACCAAGAACCTGGTGCGCACGACGCTGCTCAAGCTCAAGGCCGAACAACTGGGCATCAAGAAAGTCGACGGCGGCCCCAACGGCGGCCGGATCGAGTTCGAGGCCCAGACCCCGGTCGATCCACTGGTGCTGATCAAGTTGATCCAGGGCCAGCCCAAACGCTACAAGTTCGAAGGGGCCACGATGTTCAAATTCATGGTGCCCATGGAACGCGCGGAAGAGCGCTTCAATACCGTAGAGGCGCTGTTCGAGCGCCTCACTACGACCACTGCTTGA
- a CDS encoding DUF6586 family protein, which produces MAHELYTRTNQKIYFAGLSLEALTRAEDGRAMNSPALLQAGRESALFHLYGALLGLCHEIAGFYRLPQANAPRAELLLTREVLETIAIPELAEMVELAHNPETWLAKLLAAHAALFEPPRAPRKPKGDVTQPLIVAVNLDEQEPEQELSREELESWRQNLKSLAIRFREGLNEC; this is translated from the coding sequence ATGGCCCACGAACTCTATACCCGCACCAATCAGAAAATCTATTTCGCCGGTCTGTCGCTTGAAGCACTTACCAGGGCCGAGGATGGACGTGCGATGAATTCCCCGGCGTTGCTCCAGGCAGGACGCGAATCCGCGCTGTTTCACCTGTACGGTGCATTGTTGGGGTTGTGCCATGAAATCGCCGGTTTCTATCGCCTGCCACAAGCGAATGCGCCGCGGGCCGAGCTGTTGTTGACCCGTGAAGTGCTGGAAACCATCGCTATCCCGGAATTGGCCGAAATGGTCGAATTGGCGCACAACCCGGAAACCTGGCTGGCGAAGCTATTGGCGGCCCATGCGGCGCTGTTCGAGCCGCCGCGGGCCCCGCGCAAGCCCAAGGGGGACGTGACCCAGCCGTTGATCGTGGCGGTCAATCTGGACGAGCAAGAGCCCGAGCAGGAGTTGAGCCGGGAGGAGCTGGAGAGCTGGCGCCAGAACCTCAAGAGCCTGGCGATACGCTTTCGTGAAGGGTTGAACGAGTGCTGA
- the lexA gene encoding transcriptional repressor LexA has product MLKLTPRQAEILAFIKRCLEDNGYPPTRAEIAQELGFKSPNAAEEHLKALARKGAIEMTPGASRGIRIPGFEAKADETTLPIIGRVAAGAPILAQQHVEESCNINPSFFHPRADYLLRVHGMSMKDIGIFDGDLLAVHTTREARNGQIVVARIGDEVTVKRFKRDGSKVWLIAENPEFAPIEVNLKDQDLVIEGLSVGVIRR; this is encoded by the coding sequence ATGCTAAAGCTGACGCCACGCCAAGCAGAGATTCTGGCCTTCATCAAACGCTGCCTCGAAGACAACGGCTATCCGCCGACCCGTGCGGAAATCGCCCAGGAACTGGGTTTCAAGTCGCCCAACGCGGCTGAAGAACACCTCAAGGCGCTGGCGCGCAAGGGCGCGATCGAAATGACTCCGGGCGCATCCCGTGGCATTCGTATTCCCGGCTTCGAAGCCAAGGCCGACGAAACCACCCTGCCGATCATCGGCCGGGTAGCGGCAGGCGCACCGATCCTGGCCCAGCAGCATGTCGAGGAATCCTGCAACATCAACCCTTCGTTCTTCCATCCTCGGGCCGATTACCTGCTTCGTGTACACGGCATGAGCATGAAGGACATCGGCATCTTCGACGGTGACCTCCTGGCCGTGCACACCACCCGCGAAGCCCGCAATGGCCAGATCGTGGTGGCGCGAATCGGCGACGAGGTGACCGTCAAGCGCTTCAAGCGCGACGGCAGCAAGGTCTGGCTCATCGCCGAAAACCCGGAGTTCGCGCCCATCGAAGTGAACCTGAAAGATCAGGACCTGGTCATCGAAGGCTTGAGTGTCGGCGTCATTCGCCGCTAA